Proteins encoded within one genomic window of Actinoplanes octamycinicus:
- a CDS encoding S1 family peptidase, which yields MLRVLTTLLTTLLVVLTGAQPAAAIAYGRDAGDGQWAFSARLTMTGIPTEDHGSRDSWCSGALIAPRWVITAGHCFRDADGERVARTVAEKTTATVSGRRVEVVGVRQAQSADVALAELAEAVTGVAPLVVGDRAPQPGEQVRLTGYGLAGTGTEIPERLQTGTFVVDRVGDTVLEISGRSPHRYTSACPHDSGGPYFREDPPTLVAVVSSGPSCPHEGADLSARTDNLAGWIGDTIGGRTGPLDDPRTAVAAGAALLLALVAAVALARSQRTRAEAGRWRHRAPNGPRVGSRPAREPQAGSRTARGPEVSSRSAG from the coding sequence GTGCTGCGAGTGCTGACGACCCTGCTCACGACCCTGCTCGTGGTGCTGACCGGCGCGCAGCCGGCCGCCGCGATCGCCTACGGCCGGGACGCCGGCGACGGGCAGTGGGCGTTCTCGGCGCGGCTGACCATGACCGGCATCCCGACCGAGGACCACGGCAGCCGGGACAGCTGGTGCTCGGGAGCGCTGATCGCGCCCCGCTGGGTGATCACCGCCGGGCACTGCTTCCGGGACGCGGACGGTGAGCGGGTCGCCCGTACCGTCGCGGAGAAGACCACCGCTACCGTCAGCGGCCGCCGGGTCGAGGTGGTCGGGGTCCGGCAGGCGCAGTCCGCGGACGTCGCGCTCGCCGAGCTGGCCGAGGCGGTCACCGGCGTCGCGCCGCTCGTCGTCGGCGACCGCGCGCCGCAGCCGGGGGAGCAGGTCCGGCTGACCGGGTACGGCCTGGCCGGCACCGGGACGGAGATCCCGGAGCGGCTGCAGACCGGCACGTTCGTCGTCGACCGGGTCGGCGACACCGTCCTGGAGATCTCCGGCCGCAGCCCGCACCGGTACACCAGCGCCTGCCCGCACGACTCCGGCGGACCCTACTTCCGGGAGGACCCGCCGACGCTGGTGGCGGTGGTCAGCAGCGGCCCGTCCTGCCCGCACGAGGGCGCCGACCTCAGCGCCCGCACTGACAACCTGGCCGGCTGGATCGGCGACACGATCGGCGGCCGGACCGGTCCGCTCGACGACCCGCGCACCGCGGTGGCCGCCGGCGCCGCGCTGCTGCTGGCACTGGTGGCGGCGGTGGCCCTGGCCCGCTCGCAGCGCACCCGGGCGGAGGCCGGTCGCTGGCGGCACCGGGCTCCGAACGGCCCGCGAGTCGGCTCCCGTCCGGCCCGCGAGCCGCAGGCCGGCTCCCGGACCGCGCGCGGGCCGGAAGTCAGCTCTCGCTCAGCGGGCTGA